DNA from Amycolatopsis sp. DSM 110486:
TGCGCGCGTTCGGGGAGGACGTGGTGTGGCTGATGTCGCAGTACTTCGAGGAAATGGAGCGTCGAAAGTACCTGTCGATGTCGGATCGGCCGATCACGGCGCTGGACAAGCAGGACACGATCTTCGGCGACATCATCGCCGAGTTCGGAGTGGCGCCGGACTGGTGGTATGAGCCGCCGGCCTACGTCACGGACCAGTTCGGCGATGGGGAAGGAGAGGGCGACGGTGAGGATGACGATGAGGTTGTTCCGGAGGCGCCGGTGGTGCCGGTTGTCGTTGGTGAGGCAACCGTTCAGGCTCCGCCGCTGTTCGTTCCTGGTCCGGAGGACACGCAGCTGATGCCGCGGATCATCGACGTCTCCGGCGGCGTGGAGATGGAAGGGGACGCTGGTGAAGGCCCGGCCGCGTGACCTCGGTGATGTCCTGGTGGACGTCGCCGAGTGGGCCACCACGGTGGGCGTGATCCTGATCGTCGCGTTCGTGATCGGTTCGGTGGCCGAGGGTCTCGTTTCTCTCGTGTGGTGAGGGGTCCGGCGGGCCGGTAGGTGCGGCTGGTCCGCCGGATTTAAATGGGGTTGAACCCTGAGGGTTCAACGAGGGGGCTTCTACTGTGCGGCGCCGTATTGCCGTGTTTCTTGATCGCGTTGAGGTTTTCTCGCGCCGTTTTTTCATCGAATGCGTCGTCGGCGCGTTCGTATTGGTAGCCATCCAATTCATCGTGAGGTGATTCGTCATGCCTATCAACACATCTTCCAAGTTGTCGATCGAAGTGCGTCCAAGCCGGGCCGGGTTCCAGGTCATTCTCTGCCGTGGCGGTAAGGCAATGGAGATGCTCGACGTCGACGCGGTGCAGTCCCGCGCGGCCGAGCTGGCGCAGAAGTGGGCCGAGAAGTTCGGCTGCTCCTTATCGCACGGCGGTACCGCGTGAGCACGCCGCGCGGGGTCGACAAGGAGTATCAGCCGCTGGTCGCAGCCGCTATGAGGGAGGGCTGGGAGCTGAAGAGGGGCACCAAGCACTGGAAGCTGCTGTCCCCGAACGGGTCGGACATGGTCGTGTTCCCGATGTCCCCGAGTGAACCGCGCGGGGTGGCGAACATGCGGTCTCTGCTGCGCCAGAAGGGCGTTAACGTGTGACTCTGTTGCGCTGAGTTGCGCAACGTATGTATAGTCAATGGATGGAGGTGATCGCGCGCCACAGACACCCAGCCAACCACGTGGACGCACCCAACACCGTGACCACCCGAACCCAGAGCAGGACGCCTGACCAGGCACGGGGCGGCAGCAACACCGCTGCCGCCCCGTCCGAGGACCACCCCCGCGACCCCGACCAGATCGACATGTTCCCGGCCCTCACGCCGGTCGAACCCGAACCCCTCACCCCGGGTGCCAAGCGAACCCAGCGCAACTCTCAGCTGGCCGCCGCGTTCCTGCACCCGCTCACCGTCATCCTGCGCGGCGCGCTGAAGTTGCACGCCGACGCTGCACCCCACGACGACCGTGACGCCCCGGGCCTTCGCTGCGGCACCTGCCGCTTCCGGCGCCCTGTCCACGGCGGCGCCCGCAACTACCCGAAGTGCACGCGAACCCGTCTGCTCATGACCCACTCCGACGCGTCCGACTGCCGCGCCTTCTGGCCCGCCTGCACCTTCCACGAGCAGGAGGCCAACGCGTGAGGGCGCTCTCGATCCGTCAGCCGTGGGCGTCGCTGATCCTCGCCGGCATCAAGACCGTCGAGAACCGGTCGTGGCCCACGAAGTACCTCGGGTCGCTGGTGATCCACGCCAGCCGCAAGATCGACCGCCACGCGCTCCAGCTGGCCCGGATGCACGGCATCCACGAGTTCCCCACCGGCGGCTACCTCGGCGCCGTCGACCTCACCGGATGCCACCACGACGAGGACTGCCGCGGCTGCACCGACTTCAGCGAGCACAACCAATTCCACTGGGACATGCAGCGCCCGCGTTCCCTGCCCGACCTCATCCCCGGTCACGGGCAGCTCCAGTTCTGGACCCCACCGCCCGAGGTGCTCGACGCCGTCGCCCGGCTCGACGCCGCCCGCCTCATCGAACAGCACGGAGGAACCGAATGACCGTGGACGACACGGCCACCCTGGCGACGTTCGCGGCGAGCGGGTTTGTCCTGCTCGTCGTGCACAACCTCGCCGACCACGTCACCGGCCAAACCGACTGGCAGGCCGACAACAAGGCCGCCCCCAAGCCCGACGAGGTCGCGGCCGGCGCGAACCCCCACCAGGGGTGGTCGGCGATCCTGGCCCACGTCGCCATGTACCACCTGACCATGGTCGTGCTGGGCCTGCTCGCGTGGCTCGTGCTCCCGTTGCACTGGTCCGTGCTGGGCGTGGTCCTCGCGCTCGTCTGGTCGGCCGCAACCCACGCCCTGCTCGACCGGCGCTGGCCGGTGCGGTGCCTGCTCGAGAAGACACGTTCGCCCAAGTTCGCGAAGCTCAACGCCGGCGGCCTCAACGGCATGTACGCCGCCGATCAGGCCCTGCACTGGCTGGCGCTCGCCGTCTCGGCGGTCCTGCTGGCGGTGGTTCAGTGACCACCACAGTGAAGGCCCTCACCGCCCGCCTTCCGCACTTGTGCGACAGCTGCCACTGGACTTCGCGCCGTGGGACACCGTCAATTGCCCCTGGTCATCGTTACCTGCGGCACGTGGCGTTCCCCGGTGATGAGGTCAACCAGACGGACCGTCCCTTCAGCAACGTCGAGTGCGTGGCGTGTGCCTGCGAGCACGACCCGTCGGCCGGTCTGCTGATCGCGGGTGCCTGCTCAACCTTCTGCTGTGGCGATGTGCCCTGTGCACGACCGGTCCAGCACGACGGCGACCACTCATGTCACCGCTGCATGGCCGCCGTGTCGCTGGCGGTGGTTCGGTGACCGCCACCCAGATCACCGACGCGACCCGCCGCCTACTCGCTCAGCGTTCCCAGGGCAAGTGCGAGCGGTGCAACGAGGCCGACGCCGTCCAGGCCCACCACCGCAAGCCCCGCGGCATGGGCGGAACCATGCTCAAGACCTCCCACCTGCTCTCGTGCCTCCTGCACGTGTGCGTGCCCTGCCATCTGGCGATCGAAGGCAACCGCGCTCGCGCCATCGTTCATGGATGGCTGGTCGAGCACCCGGGCGAGCCGACCGACGTGCCGGTGCTGATGCACAACGTCAACTACGTCGGCCCCGGTAAGTACCTGTTGCGCGACGACGGCGGCGTCACCCGCGTCTGGGATGAGGAGGCGGCGTGACCCCGCGCGGCGCGTTCGTGAGCTTCCGAGGACACGAACACCACCACACACTTGGGCGACGCTTCGAGTGCATGGGCGGCTGCTCGATCGACCTGAGCTACCTCGCGTCGAGCCCGTACATCGTGGAGCTGGAAGTCATCCGCGACGGCACCTACCGCCGATGGGAGATCTCGCGGGAACTGCTGGTCGAGGGCATGACCGAACCGGCCGGGCCCGGAAAGATGCACGTGTGCCCGACCGGCGGAATGCCGGGACGGGTCTCGGTGATCAAGCGGGTCGGCCTCGCCACGAACGACGAGCTGATCCTCCCGCGCCGCCGGCTTCAAGAGCTGCTCGACCAGTCACACGACATCGTCCCCACCGGAACGGAGTCCGACCACTACGGGTGGGACGCGGTGTTCGCCGCGCTGGGCGGTGGCTGCTGATGGCGTCGAAGGTCGTGTACGCGCAGGGCCGCAAACCCGCCGCGCCCGCGAAGACCGGGAAGAAACCGCGCAACCGGATCGCGCCCCTTACCGAGGACCAGTTCCAGACCAGGGTGATGCAGACCGCGAAGGCGTACGGCTGGATGGTGGTGCACTTCCGCAAGGCCATGCGTCAGTCCGGCAAGTACTCCACGCCCGTGCAGGGCGACAACGGCTCACCAGACCTGCTCCTCGCCCGGGGCGGGGTCGTCTTGTGGGCGGAGTTGAAGTCCGACACGGGGAGGCTGAGCCCAGAACAGAAGGAGTGGCGGGACGCGATCGGCGACGGCTGCTGGCGGCTTTGGCGCCCGCGCGACTGGGACACGCTCGTGCTGCCCGAGCTGGCCGGCGGCCGGGTGCGGGCGGTGGTCTCGTGACTCGCCGCTGGGGAAAGGCCGGTGTGCCGCTCACCGACGCCGAGACGCGCCGGAACGACGCCCGCCGCAACAAGACAGCAGCGGAGCGCGTGCTTGCCGATCAACGGACGTACCGAGAGTGGCGGGCCGGGAAGGTCGTTCCGTGGCGAATCACGCTCGCGCTCGACTCACACGCCCTCTACGGGCCCGAGGTCGACGAGGCGTGCGGCGCCGCAGAGCCAGACGTGGACATGTGGGAAGCGGGCACCCGATACCCGACGTGGGAGCAGCTGAAGAAGCTCGCGAAGTTGACCATGGTCACCCCCGGGTTCTTCATGATCCGCCCCGCTGAGCTGTTGCCGGCGCAGACGTCGATGCAGTTCCACCGGATCGGCGGCGAACGCGCGGAGTGGCGCCAGCCGCCGCCGGTCCTGCTGTTCACCCCCGAAGCCATCGCCGAGACCGTGAGGGGCGCCGACTGATGTCCTGGCACACGGGCCCGTTGGCGGCGTTCGACCTGGAGACAACCGGCCCCAAGCCGACGGACGACCTGATCGTGACCGGCACCGTCTGGCGGTACAGCCCAGGGGAGCAGGCCAGCGACACGACGTTGCTGATGGACCCGGGCGTGCCGATCCCCGAGCAGGCCACGAACATCCACGGCATCACCACCGAACACGCGCAGCGGGACGGGATCCCCGCCGGCGAGGCAGTGCCGGTGCTCGCTGCATTGCTGGCCGACCACGTCGCCGACGGCGCCCCGATCGTCATCTACAACGCACCGTTCGACCTGACAATGCTCGAGCGCGAGTGCCGCCGCCACGGGGTGCCGACCCTGTTCGACCTGTGCGCCCGCGACCAGCTGACGCCCTACTTCATCGACCCGCTCGTTCTCGACCGGCTGATCGACCCCCGCCGCACCGGATCGCGCAAGCTCGCGGCGGTGTGCGCGCACTACGGCGTCGACCTGTCGGACGAGGACGCGCACACCAGCAACGGCGATTGCCTCGCCGCCGCGCGGCTCGCCTATCGGATGGCGTCCCGCTTCCCGAAGCTCGCCGCGATGCCGCTGCCGGAGCTCCAAGCACGCCAGACCGCCGCGTACCGGGAGCAGGCGCACCAGTTCGCCGCCCGCGCGCAGGGGATGGGCATCGTCCGCGACGTCCCCACCGAATGGCCGTACGTGCCGGCCCGGCCCGTGCAGGAATCCCTCATCTAGCCCCCACACGAGGGCTGTTGCAACAGAACACACAACCCACGAAAGGAACCACAATGCCCGGAGTTGAAGAGGTCCGCGCTGGTATCGCTCTCGCGAACGAGAAGGCGTCCACGAGCATCGCCTCCTTGCAGCAGGCCGCGATGGCCCTCGAAGAAGCCCAGCTGGCGCTGTCGCAGGCGACGCAGGGCAGCCAGCAGCACGAGATCAACCAGGCCCACGGCTTGCTCGCGGAAGCGCTGAACGGAATCACCGGGATGCAGAGCACCATCCAGGCCAGCATCTCGTCCGCCGACGGCTACTCGGCACGGCTCTGACCGTCGACACGCGACCCAGAGAAAGGAACCCAACACCTTGACCATCCGCATCGACACCACCAGCGACGAGACCCAGCTGACGGCCGCCATCGACAAGGCCAACCTCGGGCCCGCCCGTGTCACCATGCTCTCGCCGGGCAGCGACCGCGAGACGGCGCTGGTTGTGCTCGAACCGACCTCGCCGGCGAAGGCGCAGACCCTTTTGCGGTGGCTCGACGTCATCGACCTGATCGACGCCACATCCGGCAAGTGGAAGAAGCGCGACCCGCGTGTGCGGCTCAACCTCCGCGGCCGGTTCCCCAGCGGCATGTACCTCATCGTCGCCTGCGAGTTCGACGAGCGCACCGAGGCTGCGCAGACCGACTTGATTAGCGAGCTGATCGAGCCGCAGCAGATCGTGAAGCTTGTCCGCGCGCTCGCCGACATGGAATATCGGGCCAAGTAGCCCCCGCGCCTGCCTGGACCAGGCGACTCAGGTCCAGGCAGGCGCACCGGGGCAGGACGCTCGCGTGTGAGGATCCCGCGCCAATCATCCTTGGACAGCGCAAAGTCGTCGCTGGCATGCCACCAGATCACCCATTCCGGCTACCGTACTAAGCTCCCTCTCGCGAAGGGTTACCACACCGGAGGTGAGTGTGAGCACTATCACCAAAGTAGCACTCACGGTAGGGCTATTAGTCATCGCGACCATCATCGCAGTGTTGCCACGGAAGGCGAGCACAGATGAAGGTGCCGGCTCCACGGAGAATCTATCCGCCTTGCGTGCGGCGACCTCGCTTGCAGCATGCCCTTCGGGCGACGGGCAGGACGTTCACACACTTGAGGGTGTGCTCACTACCTGTCTCGGCGACGGCAGTCGCGTTGAACTAGGCCAGGCGATCGCGGGGCGCGACACCCTCATCAACGTTTGGGCGCCGTGGTGCCAACCATGCAAGACGGAGTTGCCCGTCCTAGCAAAATACGCAACCGAGCAACACTCTGTGCAAGTACTGCTGGTGGAGGTGGCCGGCTCGGAAGCTGACGGCCTTGCTCTCCTCCAGAGCCTGGGAGTGCATTTGCCGTCTGTGTTCGACGGCGAAGGTGCGACCGGCCCGGTTCGAGAGAAGCTCACTGTGGCTCTCTTACCTTCGTCCTACTTGATTACCGCCGACGGCCGAGTCCGTTATATACACAATCCGCCCGTTTTTACGAATTCGGACGCTATTCGGGCAGCTATCGACCACGTTCGGTAAGAGACAAGTACTCTACGCGTCGCCCTGTTGGCGGTAAATCACGCCTCGGATTACTGACATGATCTTCCCTCGAAGGGTGATTCCGATTTCAGTAGGTCGAGGAGATGTACGTGAAAAGATCCATTGCGACCATTGCCTGCGCATTGACCCTGGCGGCAGGATGTTCCTTCGCTATACAAGAGTCAGCTTCAGCGTCGCCAAACGCAAACTGCGCAGTTGGCCGGGACGCCAATCTCGCGGGCGGCTTTTCCCAATGCTGGGAAACGAGTGGAACCCAGCAGGTAGTGCTGACTTGCAGCAATGGTGCGTTGGTTTTCGGCCCGATGGTATCCGCGGTAGGAGGGGTAGTGTCTCACGCGGTTTGCCCCAGCGGTTCCTTGGTGAGCACAGTGGGCTTTCGCTTCGACGTGTTACGTTAGCCGTAAATCAATCCGGACATTGAATAGTCCAAAAGAAGCGTAAGTCTTTCCTTGTGTCGTGATTCTTCTTTTGCTACTTGCCTGCTCTTGAAAGCGGGCCTGCGCGAGTCGACCTGGCTGCGTCTGCAAAAAAGAAGCAGAAGTGGTCAGGTCGATTCCGGCACCGTCTTCCCAATGATCAGCAGTTGGTCCCAACTCACCCGAGCCAGGCGACAGTCAGGAGCCGGGCTTTGTCGTGTAACCGGGCTAGCCTCCTTCGGCCGCAGGCAGTCATGGGGTCACCCGGATCGGGTACACAAACCACTCCGTTGGCATCGCTGCGAAACTCGTACTCACTCACCGCATACAGTTGCGGTGCGTTTCGTTACGAGTTTCGAGGGGTTTTCGGGATGACTGCTGTATCGGTGGCTGCCGGGGTCAGCCAGTTCAACGACCAGCCGGCCGCGATGTACAACCGCATGTTCCCCCGGCTCACCCCGGCAACACCGCGCGGCGTCCGCGAAGCCGAAAAGCTCGGACTACCTGGCGGCCGGATGGACGGCGGCCCCACCACCGACAAGCAGGACAACAAAAACGTCCCAGCCGGGTTCGCCGTCTTCGGACAGTTCGTCACCCACGACGTCGCCGCGGACATGACCCCGATGCCGGACCACGCGATCCTCCCGGAGGGGCTCACGTCGTTCCGGTCGCCGCGGTTCGACCTGGACAACGTCTACGGCGGCGGCCCCGGGGTGATGCCGGCCCTGTACGCCAAGGCCGATCACCGCACCAAGTTCCTGATCCCCGACGGCGGGCACGACATGCCCCGTGGTCTCGACGGCGCCATCGTCGCCCCGGACGCGCGCGACGACAACAACATGCCGCTGGCGCAACTGCATCTGGCATTCATGCGGTTCCACAACGCCGTCGTGGACGCCCTGACCGCTGGGGAGATCACCACCAGCGCCGGCGACGGGCTCGCCGCGTTCCCAGGGAACGACGGCGCCACCGCGGACCCCAACGCCTCGCTCGGCGGGCTCCTGCGCACCGACGCCTACTGGAACCGGCTGTTCGAGCAGGCACAGCGGATCGTGGTGTGGCACTACCAGTGGATCGTCCTGCACGAATACCTGCCGCTCGTGTGCGGTCAGGACCTCGTCGACGACGTGCTCACCAACGGGCCCCGCCACTACAAGCCCGGCCGGCACCCCTACATCCCCGTCGAGTTCGCTACCGGCGCGTTCCGCTATGCGCACGCGGTGATCCGCAGCGAGTACCAGGTCAACGACGGCCACACGTTCCCGATGTTCAGCACCGCCCCGGACGTGCCCGGCATGGAACGCGTGGACCTGCGCGGCGGGCCGGTGAAACCGGAGCACGCGATCGACTGGCGGTACTTCTTCCACGTCGACCGCGATCACAAGCCGCAGTACGAACGGCTCATCGGCACGACGATGTCCGGTCCGATCCTCGAGCTCCCGGTGTCGTCGGTCCCGGGCGCGAAGGCCGACGCGCTGTCCAAGCCGATGTCGTCGATGGCAATGCGGGACCTGTGCCGCTCGGAGGTGCACCAGCTCCCCAGCGGGCAGGACATCGCCCGCGCGATGGCGGTCGAGCCGCTCACCGACGAGCAGCTCGGGTTCGACGGTCCGTGCCCGCTGTTGTGGTACGTCCTGCGGGAGGCGGAAGTCCTCGCTGACGGCCACCACCTCGGGCCCGTGGGCGGCCGGATCGTCGCCGAGACGATCATCGGTCTGCTGCGCGCTGACCCGTTCTCGATCCGGCCGAGCTGGAAACCGACGCTGGCCGGCGACGACGGCGACTTCACCATGGCGCACCTGCTCAGATTCGCCGCATGAACGGGCTACCGCAGGCCGCGCGCAATGTCATCGAGGATCGGGCCGAAAGTGGTTCGCAGCGTGCGCACCGGATGGCGCACCAGGTCGACGCACGCGCGCCCAAGTTCGGTGTCGGCTACGGCTCGCGCGATCTCGACGTTGGCCCGGACCGGGTGGCGCACAAGGTGGCGGAGTTCCTCGAACAGGTCATCATCCATGCTCGTCATCCTGTCAGTGCGGCCGTGGATCAGCGTGAACCGCGATCAGCTCTCGCGGCCGCCCTCGTGAGGTTCGCGGCGTGACCGCGGGGGCCGTGGCGTTTGAACACGGCATGACCGAGTGCGTGTTCTGCTCCCGCATCGAGCACGGCCTGTTCGGACGCCACGACAAGTGGGCGGTGGCGTTCGAGCCGCTGAAGCCCGTCATCCGCGGCCGGCACATCCTGGTCGTCCCGCGCCGGCACGCCCCGCACGCGGGTGCCGACCCCGACGGCGCTGCCGTGGCCATGCGGTTCGCCGCCACGCTGGCGGCCGAGATGGGCATGGACTTCAACATCATCACCAGCGCGGGCCCGGCCGCGACCCAGACCATCGAGCACACCCATCTGCACGTGCTGCTGAGGGAACCCGGCGACGGAATCACGCTGCCGTGGACAGTCCAGGATCGGAGCGACCCATGAGCGACACGTACACCCTGCTGTGCCAAGGAGTGGGCGCCAACCCGAGGATTCCCGTCGCGGCGCGGCCGTGCGCCAGCTGCGGAACTGGCCTGTGGGTCAGCAGCTCGATGGTGGCGCGCGTTGACGCCGGCGAGATCAAGACGTCGTGCTTCAACTGTACTCCCGGCCGGCTGTCCGAGGACGCCGTCGCGACGATCCACCCCGACCAGGTCAATGAACTCCGCGGTGCCGGCGTGCTCGACGCGGCTCGCGACCTGCTGATCGCGCTGAACACCGGCTACGAGCGGCCCGGCACACGGCCGCGTTGAGAAACGAGGGCACATGTACGAATACGGTCTCGCCCCGGCAAGCACGAAGCGGTTCAACGACCACTCGCCGTGGGCGTCGTTCGGTTCCGGCGATGAGGGCCGCGCAGCCGCGTTGCGCCATCTCGAGCACGACCCTGCGAACCGCCTGGTGCGGAAGGCCAGTGAGGGCACCACGTGGGAAGAGTGCGACCGCTGAGCACCAGCACCAGGTGCAGGACAATCGCTGCGTGAGCAGCCATATCGCCGCGATGGCGCCACGACCCCGGGTTCCCGCTGGGTCGTGGCGCCATCGTTCTTGTTGGTGCTAGGCGATGACGAGCGACGCCGCGCCCATCGCGCGCGTCAAGCCACTGGGGGAGTTGCACTCCCGAGCGTCGTACGGGGCGAAGTTCAGCGTCAGCGAGTAGGAGTGTCCGGCGAACCGGCCGTCGAGGACGATGCCGGTCTCGACCGCGACGCCACCGATACCGCGGGCGGTCGCAGCCCCAGGCGTTTCAAGCTCGCTGGTGGTCTCGTCACCCCACACGACCCAGTAACGCGCGCCAGTGACGGCACCAGGGTCCAGACAGGACGTGTTCTCGGCGGTGGTGGACACCGTCGACACTGAGTAGGCGCCCGGGTCGGCCGCGTTGCACGACAGGTCGGTCTCGACGCGCGTGGTCGTGTCGCCCGCCCAGTCGTGGATGCCGGGGGAGTAGTCGACGGTCGTGAGGCCGTTGCACGT
Protein-coding regions in this window:
- a CDS encoding HIT family protein, whose product is MTAGAVAFEHGMTECVFCSRIEHGLFGRHDKWAVAFEPLKPVIRGRHILVVPRRHAPHAGADPDGAAVAMRFAATLAAEMGMDFNIITSAGPAATQTIEHTHLHVLLREPGDGITLPWTVQDRSDP
- a CDS encoding TlpA disulfide reductase family protein, producing MSTITKVALTVGLLVIATIIAVLPRKASTDEGAGSTENLSALRAATSLAACPSGDGQDVHTLEGVLTTCLGDGSRVELGQAIAGRDTLINVWAPWCQPCKTELPVLAKYATEQHSVQVLLVEVAGSEADGLALLQSLGVHLPSVFDGEGATGPVREKLTVALLPSSYLITADGRVRYIHNPPVFTNSDAIRAAIDHVR
- a CDS encoding SsgA family sporulation/cell division regulator, which produces MTPRGAFVSFRGHEHHHTLGRRFECMGGCSIDLSYLASSPYIVELEVIRDGTYRRWEISRELLVEGMTEPAGPGKMHVCPTGGMPGRVSVIKRVGLATNDELILPRRRLQELLDQSHDIVPTGTESDHYGWDAVFAALGGGC
- a CDS encoding HNH endonuclease, whose amino-acid sequence is MTATQITDATRRLLAQRSQGKCERCNEADAVQAHHRKPRGMGGTMLKTSHLLSCLLHVCVPCHLAIEGNRARAIVHGWLVEHPGEPTDVPVLMHNVNYVGPGKYLLRDDGGVTRVWDEEAA
- a CDS encoding ASCH domain-containing protein, which gives rise to MRALSIRQPWASLILAGIKTVENRSWPTKYLGSLVIHASRKIDRHALQLARMHGIHEFPTGGYLGAVDLTGCHHDEDCRGCTDFSEHNQFHWDMQRPRSLPDLIPGHGQLQFWTPPPEVLDAVARLDAARLIEQHGGTE
- a CDS encoding exonuclease domain-containing protein, with product MSWHTGPLAAFDLETTGPKPTDDLIVTGTVWRYSPGEQASDTTLLMDPGVPIPEQATNIHGITTEHAQRDGIPAGEAVPVLAALLADHVADGAPIVIYNAPFDLTMLERECRRHGVPTLFDLCARDQLTPYFIDPLVLDRLIDPRRTGSRKLAAVCAHYGVDLSDEDAHTSNGDCLAAARLAYRMASRFPKLAAMPLPELQARQTAAYREQAHQFAARAQGMGIVRDVPTEWPYVPARPVQESLI
- a CDS encoding peroxidase family protein, which encodes MTAVSVAAGVSQFNDQPAAMYNRMFPRLTPATPRGVREAEKLGLPGGRMDGGPTTDKQDNKNVPAGFAVFGQFVTHDVAADMTPMPDHAILPEGLTSFRSPRFDLDNVYGGGPGVMPALYAKADHRTKFLIPDGGHDMPRGLDGAIVAPDARDDNNMPLAQLHLAFMRFHNAVVDALTAGEITTSAGDGLAAFPGNDGATADPNASLGGLLRTDAYWNRLFEQAQRIVVWHYQWIVLHEYLPLVCGQDLVDDVLTNGPRHYKPGRHPYIPVEFATGAFRYAHAVIRSEYQVNDGHTFPMFSTAPDVPGMERVDLRGGPVKPEHAIDWRYFFHVDRDHKPQYERLIGTTMSGPILELPVSSVPGAKADALSKPMSSMAMRDLCRSEVHQLPSGQDIARAMAVEPLTDEQLGFDGPCPLLWYVLREAEVLADGHHLGPVGGRIVAETIIGLLRADPFSIRPSWKPTLAGDDGDFTMAHLLRFAA